In Spirochaetota bacterium, the following are encoded in one genomic region:
- a CDS encoding HEPN domain-containing protein: MDYWMDMAAYDLDTARAMLDAGRYLYVGFLCHQTVEKMLKAYYWKSIHDEPPYTHNLLVLAEKSNLTPLLPGGMDGLLNRLMPLNIQARYPQDKDELLKILTSEVCGELLKRTGKLSEWINQLLKK, from the coding sequence ATAGATTACTGGATGGATATGGCCGCGTATGATCTCGATACTGCCAGGGCCATGCTTGATGCAGGCAGATATCTTTATGTGGGATTCTTGTGCCATCAGACTGTTGAAAAAATGCTCAAGGCATATTATTGGAAATCGATTCACGATGAGCCTCCATATACGCATAACCTCCTGGTGCTCGCGGAAAAATCGAATCTAACACCGTTGCTACCCGGGGGAATGGACGGTCTTCTCAACCGATTGATGCCTCTCAATATTCAGGCGCGCTATCCGCAGGACAAGGATGAATTGCTGAAAATCCTTACATCGGAAGTTTGCGGCGAATTGCTAAAACGGACGGGGAAACTATCCGAGTGGATCAATCAGTTATTGAAAAAGTAA
- a CDS encoding nucleotidyltransferase domain-containing protein, with protein MPVKKIILYGSYARETERKASDIDIAVIVDRIDRNFLELSARLFELVRGIDVRIEPVLLDENLDKSGFIKSILKYGGEIN; from the coding sequence ATGCCGGTAAAAAAAATAATTCTTTACGGTTCATATGCTCGTGAAACCGAGCGTAAAGCCAGCGATATCGACATAGCCGTTATCGTTGACAGGATAGATAGGAATTTCCTTGAGTTGAGCGCGCGACTGTTTGAACTGGTCAGGGGAATCGATGTGCGCATTGAACCTGTCCTGCTTGACGAAAACCTGGATAAAAGCGGGTTTATAAAAAGTATATTGAAATATGGGGGAGAAATTAATTAG